The following proteins are encoded in a genomic region of Planktothrix agardhii NIES-204:
- a CDS encoding DNA methylase, putative: protein MARQKKPDQRAIAQYEHENQQRVNNPPIGLVTPDTDPDGDSKNYSYDPHLDPQLVWAGKAEHTSFEVPTVSLHVHERIDPRSIIEAVRKRNPNQGVQLSLFEQPEENPPIRQAIEFYKHKHNWSNRLVAGDSLLVMNSLLEKEGMAGQVQMIYFDPPYGIKYGSNFQPFVNKRDVKDGKDEDLTQEPEMIKAFRDTWELGIHSYLTYLRDRLLLARELLSESGSVFVQISDENLHHVRELMDEILGSNNFCSIITFKKTGSLDTKTLSSVSDYIVIYAKEKLKFKYNSLFIKRDTSSNSTAFKYYFDDNYERQTISSDDSENSNKLPNNIRLFQSVSLTSQGYSPNTSIPYKFMEKIYTPPANRHWTTGKEGLDRLVQANRIFAVGDNLRYVSFIDDYPVIPLNNVWTDTGSGSFLDSQLYVVQTVTKVIQRCILMATDPGDLVLDITCGSGTTAYVAEQWGRRWITCDTSRVAITLAKQRLMTATFDYYQLANSQEGVGSGFKYKTVPHITLKSIANNPEIREGMNRIEIEQAINKYADQETLYDQPLLDKSRVRVTGPFTVEAVPAPIVKPLDEAEANNIPVADQSIARTGETLRQSEWRDELLKTGIRGKNGQYILFSRVEPLPGTRWLHADAETKPNDLGANSVKEAGGTYDKPMRVVISFGPEHAPLEQRQVTQALEEAQTLVPKPKLIIFAAFQFDPEAAKDIDETNWPGVTLLKAQMNMDMQTEDLKKKRASNDSFWLMGQPDVALRRINRGEDAGKWEVEVYGFDYYNTKTGNIESGSVEKIAVWMLDTDYDGRSLFPRQVFFPMAGEKDAWSRLARNLKAEIDEDLIESYQGTVSLPFEIGEYQRVAVKIVDDRGIESLKIIRLT, encoded by the coding sequence ATGGCTCGGCAAAAAAAACCGGATCAAAGAGCGATCGCGCAATACGAACACGAAAACCAACAAAGGGTTAATAATCCACCGATCGGACTGGTTACGCCAGATACCGATCCAGATGGAGATAGCAAAAATTATAGCTACGATCCACACCTTGACCCGCAGTTAGTTTGGGCAGGTAAGGCAGAACATACTAGCTTTGAAGTGCCAACAGTCTCGCTGCACGTTCATGAACGCATCGATCCGCGCAGCATTATTGAAGCAGTACGGAAGCGTAACCCAAATCAAGGTGTACAGCTATCTTTATTTGAGCAACCAGAGGAAAATCCGCCAATTCGTCAAGCTATTGAATTTTATAAACATAAGCATAATTGGAGTAACCGCTTAGTAGCTGGGGACTCGCTTTTAGTGATGAATTCCCTATTAGAAAAAGAGGGAATGGCGGGACAAGTTCAGATGATTTATTTCGATCCGCCCTATGGGATTAAATATGGTTCTAATTTTCAGCCCTTTGTCAATAAGCGGGATGTCAAAGATGGCAAAGATGAGGATTTGACTCAAGAACCGGAAATGATTAAAGCATTTCGGGATACTTGGGAGTTGGGGATTCATTCTTATTTGACTTATTTAAGAGATAGATTGTTATTAGCGAGGGAATTATTGTCGGAAAGTGGTAGTGTTTTTGTCCAGATTTCGGATGAAAACTTGCATCATGTTAGGGAATTAATGGATGAAATTTTGGGGAGTAATAATTTTTGCTCCATTATTACATTCAAAAAAACTGGTAGCCTTGATACAAAAACTCTTTCTTCAGTCTCCGATTATATTGTTATATATGCGAAAGAAAAACTTAAGTTTAAGTATAATTCGCTTTTTATTAAGCGGGATACTAGCAGTAATTCAACAGCATTCAAATATTACTTTGACGATAATTATGAGAGGCAAACAATTTCTTCGGATGACAGCGAAAATTCTAATAAATTACCAAATAATATTAGGCTTTTTCAATCTGTTTCTTTGACTTCACAAGGATATAGCCCTAATACTTCAATTCCATATAAATTTATGGAAAAAATATACACACCACCAGCTAATAGACATTGGACAACGGGCAAAGAAGGTTTAGATAGACTTGTACAAGCAAATAGAATATTTGCTGTTGGGGATAACCTAAGATATGTTTCTTTTATTGACGATTATCCTGTTATTCCACTCAATAATGTTTGGACAGATACAGGTTCAGGTAGCTTTCTCGATTCTCAGCTATATGTCGTTCAAACTGTGACTAAAGTCATACAACGCTGCATCCTAATGGCTACTGACCCAGGCGATTTAGTTCTAGACATCACCTGCGGTAGCGGCACAACTGCCTACGTAGCCGAACAATGGGGACGCAGATGGATAACCTGCGATACCTCGCGAGTAGCAATAACTCTAGCCAAACAAAGGTTAATGACCGCCACCTTTGACTATTATCAATTAGCAAATTCCCAGGAAGGCGTAGGCAGTGGTTTCAAATACAAAACAGTCCCTCACATCACCCTTAAATCTATTGCCAATAACCCAGAAATTCGGGAAGGCATGAACCGCATAGAAATCGAACAAGCTATTAATAAATATGCAGACCAAGAAACCCTCTACGACCAACCTTTATTAGACAAATCCAGAGTCAGAGTTACAGGCCCATTTACAGTTGAAGCAGTCCCCGCCCCAATTGTAAAACCCTTGGATGAGGCAGAAGCAAATAATATACCCGTTGCCGACCAATCAATTGCCCGTACTGGGGAGACTCTACGGCAATCAGAATGGCGTGACGAACTGCTAAAAACCGGAATTCGTGGTAAAAATGGGCAATACATTCTTTTTTCACGAGTCGAACCTTTACCGGGTACTCGTTGGCTTCATGCCGATGCCGAAACCAAACCCAACGACTTAGGCGCTAATAGCGTCAAAGAAGCGGGCGGTACTTACGATAAACCGATGCGAGTTGTCATTTCCTTCGGGCCAGAACACGCACCCCTCGAACAACGCCAAGTTACCCAAGCCCTTGAAGAAGCGCAAACTTTAGTTCCAAAACCCAAATTAATCATCTTTGCCGCCTTTCAATTTGACCCTGAAGCTGCAAAAGACATCGACGAAACCAACTGGCCCGGTGTCACCCTTCTGAAAGCACAAATGAACATGGATATGCAGACAGAAGACCTCAAGAAAAAACGCGCTAGTAATGATAGCTTCTGGCTTATGGGTCAACCAGATGTTGCCCTTCGTCGCATCAATAGAGGAGAAGATGCAGGCAAGTGGGAAGTAGAAGTTTATGGGTTCGACTACTACAACACCAAAACTGGTAACATCGAATCTGGCAGTGTCGAAAAAATTGCTGTATGGATGCTCGATACTGATTATGACGGCAGAAGCCTTTTCCCCCGTCAGGTTTTCTTCCCGATGGCTGGAGAAAAAGATGCTTGGTCACGCCTAGCCCGCAATCTCAAAGCCGAAATTGACGAGGATTTAATCGAGTCCTATCAAGGGACTGTCTCGTTGCCCTTTGAAATTGGTGAATATCAGCGCGTTGCTGTCAAAATTGTAGACGATCGCGGGATCGAATCTTTAAAGATTATCCGATTAACTTAG
- a CDS encoding putative MerR family transcriptional regulator, with product MLWWNQQERSLQLVDFDLEKAIASLKSGQPVIPVWLDVIHLRVAKILAG from the coding sequence ATGTTGTGGTGGAATCAGCAAGAGCGATCGCTTCAACTGGTAGACTTTGATTTGGAAAAGGCGATCGCTTCCTTGAAATCGGGTCAGCCTGTGATTCCGGTGTGGTTAGATGTAATTCATCTGCGGGTAGCAAAGATATTAGCAGGCTAG
- a CDS encoding SNase-like nuclease, translating into MKLFIGLVSSLLLLFLVPNVALAQIDNQILGTVVSVGDGDTIRVNVNNKSVTIRLGCIDSPEMKRTPWGEQSRQRLQTLLPVGIQVDIRKIDTDKYGRTVGEVVTSNTGRNINLEMVSEGQAVVYTQYLSGCSANKNEYLNAEAKAKQQRLGYWNQSNPVMPWDYRRETRNGGNVNANPQSGLPSCTQSDCNCPDFKTQAEAQRVLEALERKSYERSNNDVYASINKDIKFKIIALWERDPTTSGERIRWIVPKGSDAIYE; encoded by the coding sequence ATGAAATTATTTATAGGTTTAGTTTCCTCATTATTGTTATTATTTTTGGTTCCCAATGTCGCATTAGCCCAAATAGATAACCAAATTTTAGGAACAGTTGTTAGTGTTGGGGATGGTGACACGATTCGAGTTAACGTTAATAACAAATCAGTTACAATTCGACTGGGTTGTATTGATTCTCCTGAGATGAAACGAACCCCTTGGGGGGAACAATCACGGCAAAGGTTACAGACGCTTTTACCTGTAGGAATTCAAGTTGATATTAGAAAGATTGACACTGATAAATATGGCAGAACTGTTGGGGAAGTGGTGACAAGTAACACCGGGAGAAACATTAATTTAGAAATGGTTTCAGAAGGTCAAGCTGTTGTTTACACTCAATATTTAAGCGGTTGTTCTGCTAATAAGAATGAATACCTGAACGCTGAAGCTAAAGCCAAACAGCAACGATTAGGGTATTGGAATCAGTCAAACCCTGTTATGCCTTGGGATTATCGGAGGGAGACAAGGAACGGAGGAAACGTTAATGCTAATCCCCAGTCAGGTTTACCCAGTTGCACCCAGTCAGATTGCAATTGTCCTGACTTCAAAACCCAAGCTGAAGCCCAACGAGTTTTAGAAGCGTTAGAGCGTAAATCTTATGAACGTTCAAATAATGATGTTTACGCATCAATTAATAAAGATATAAAATTCAAAATAATTGCATTATGGGAGCGTGACCCTACAACATCCGGTGAAAGAATCCGGTGGATTGTTCCCAAAGGTTCTGATGCTATTTATGAATAA